A stretch of the Aegilops tauschii subsp. strangulata cultivar AL8/78 chromosome 4, Aet v6.0, whole genome shotgun sequence genome encodes the following:
- the LOC109737679 gene encoding transcription factor bHLH18, whose product MATQWFSNMVMDEPSFFHQWQSDATLEQYTEQQIAVAFGQGEMEAAALMQQQQQQQYAAAAAAGEHRPRKAAKVNTSWDSCVTEQGSPADSSSPTILSFGGHGHADAFAKAPQAPSAAAAAYYGAAPVKPKQEVDAGGVAPFQQVKRSYDAMVAEPARAPSRPAAQNQDHIMAERKRREKLSERFIALSKIVPGLKKMDKASVLGDAIKYVKTLQEQVKGMEEVARRRPVESAVLVKKSQLAAEEDDGSSCDENFEGADAGLPEIEARMSDRTVLVKIHCENRRGVLVAALSELESIDLAIMNTNVLPFTASSIDITIMATAGEDFSLSVKDIVRKLHQAFKSSP is encoded by the exons ATGGCGACTCAGTGGTTCTCCAATATG GTGATGGACGAGCCGAGCTTCTTCCACCAGTGGCAGTCGGACGCGACGCTGGAGCAGTACACGGAGCAGCAGATCGCCGTGGCCTTCGGGCAGGGggagatggaggcggcggcgctgatgcagcagcagcagcagcagcagtacgccgcggcggcggcggcgggcgagcaCCGGCCGCGCAAGGCGGCCAAGGTCAACACCAGCTGGGACTCGTGCGTCACGGAGCAGGGCTCCCCCGCCGACTCCTCCTCCCCGACCATCCTCTCCTTCGGCGGCCACGGCCACGCCGACGCGTTCGCCAAGGCGCCGCAGGcccccagcgccgccgccgccgcctactACGGCGCGGCGCCCGTGAAGCCCAAGCAGGAGGTCGACGCGGGGGGCGTGGCGCCGTTCCAGCAGGTCAAGCGCAGCTACGACGCCATGGTCGCCGAGCCCGCCAGGGCGCCCTCCCGGCCGGCCGCCCAGAACCAGGACCACATCATGGCCGAGCGCAAGCGCCGCGAGAAGCTCAGCGAGCGCTTCATCGCGCTCTCCAAGATCGTGCCGGGCCTCAAGAAGATGGACAAGGCGTCGGTGCTGGGCGACGCGATCAAGTACGTCAAGACGCTGCAGGAGCAGGTGAAGGGCATGGAGGAGGTGGCCCGCAGGCGGCCGGTGGAGTCGGCGGTGCTGGTCAAGAAGTCGCAGCTCGCCGCCGAGGAGGACGACGGGTCGTCCTGCGACGAGAACTTCGAGGGCGCCGACGCCGGGCTGCCGGAGATCGAGGCCCGGATGTCGGACCGCACCGTGCTCGTCAAGATCCACTGCGAGAACCGCAGGGGCGTCCTCGTCGCCGCGCTCTCCGAGCTCGAGAGCATCGACCTCGCCATCATGAACACCAATGTGCTCCCCTTCACCGCCTCCTCCATCGACATCACCATCATGGCCACG GCCGGCGAGGACTTCTCGTTGTCAGTCAAGGACATCGTCAGGAAGCTACATCAAGCGTTCAAGTCGTCGCCATGA